A single window of Chitinophaga sp. XS-30 DNA harbors:
- a CDS encoding serine hydrolase: MKPSTPVKLLAAVCFAASLSITSCKKGELIQLPLPIKSNDKVFKSAIFKQKLQEQLVGARGYQFVITHKGQVSDTAAFGIGSVNGDRSSVNAFVNIASVTKTLTAITALKYLDAFSIDNEIGPWLPSSWNRHADVRKLTFRQLLTHTSGIRGSGTSWSSLISTAGAKIDSPKTYAYSNINFALFRAMIPKLHDSITFRNQEYDLGTTAFQSWMSGEYIRLVQAYVISRSGIGQRGCAPVAGRTFQMLNEAPSRLNGVSHTDWTEFCGGGGFVLTTMDMSRVITYLAEKDIILSDNKKLLMDTYRLGWNRVFPVEGGMAYGHGGALYSDVNQSDSLDVGDVGLQTLIMKFPARVQLALSINSVDSTWRNTSGIVKAAFDAAWVKE; encoded by the coding sequence ATGAAACCTTCAACCCCAGTAAAATTACTTGCCGCCGTGTGTTTCGCGGCAAGCCTCAGCATCACCTCCTGCAAAAAAGGAGAGTTGATACAGCTGCCGCTTCCGATCAAGTCGAACGACAAAGTGTTCAAATCGGCCATCTTCAAACAGAAACTGCAGGAGCAGCTGGTTGGCGCCCGTGGTTACCAGTTCGTGATCACGCACAAAGGGCAGGTGTCAGACACTGCTGCATTCGGCATCGGTTCCGTTAATGGAGACCGGTCAAGTGTGAATGCCTTCGTAAACATTGCCAGCGTAACGAAAACGCTCACGGCCATCACCGCGCTGAAGTACCTGGATGCCTTTTCGATCGACAATGAGATCGGCCCCTGGCTGCCTTCATCCTGGAACAGGCATGCCGATGTGCGGAAGCTGACCTTCCGGCAATTGCTCACGCACACCTCCGGTATACGTGGCAGCGGCACCAGCTGGAGCAGCCTGATCAGCACCGCCGGCGCAAAGATCGATTCCCCGAAGACGTATGCGTATTCGAACATCAATTTCGCGCTGTTCCGGGCGATGATCCCCAAGTTGCATGATTCCATTACCTTCCGGAACCAGGAATATGATTTGGGAACCACGGCATTTCAAAGCTGGATGAGCGGCGAATATATCCGCCTGGTGCAGGCATATGTCATCTCCAGATCAGGCATCGGTCAGCGTGGATGCGCACCGGTGGCCGGTCGTACTTTCCAGATGCTGAATGAAGCACCATCCCGGCTGAACGGGGTATCTCATACCGACTGGACGGAGTTCTGCGGTGGCGGCGGTTTTGTGCTGACCACAATGGATATGTCCCGCGTGATCACTTATCTGGCGGAGAAAGATATCATCCTTTCCGATAACAAAAAGCTGCTGATGGATACGTATCGCCTGGGCTGGAACAGGGTATTTCCCGTGGAAGGCGGAATGGCATACGGCCATGGCGGAGCGCTGTATTCCGATGTAAATCAGAGCGACAGTCTGGATGTGGGCGATGTAGGTCTGCAGACGCTTATTATGAAGTTCCCTGCCCGTGTGCAGCTGGCGTTATCGATCAATTCTGTGGATAGTACGTGGAGGAATACGAGTGGTATAGTGAAGGCGGCGTTTGATGCTGCATGGGTGAAAGAGTAG
- a CDS encoding thiamine pyrophosphate-dependent enzyme, whose translation MEASITHHVHDTAFRGLLLQAYRIMCIARSLADKYEANRSTCQYVHSTSSGHEAIQIAAGLLLQPWDYVSPYYRDDSMLLAMGFTPRELILQLLAKGEDPFSAGRSYYSHPCSRQPGKPLIPHQSSATGMQVIPATGMAQGVQYLEESGLLQTTEKPVVLCSLGDGSVTEGEVSEALQFAVLKGLPIIYLVQDNEWGISVSADEARAMDAYEYAAGFKGLERIRVDGSDFEASYHAMESAIGYVRSMRKPVLVHAATPLLGHHTSGVRREWYRSAEDLEKHASRDPLPRLKAFLLQAGVDFLDIEKAEAEALSLVDDDFDDALNSAEPDPSTVQDHVFAPTPVTEERGERAPAGGGKVVMVDAALHAIEELMQEHPEAILFGQDVGRRLGGVFREAATLAEKFGDHRVYNTAIQEAYIIGSTAGLSATGVKPVVEVQFGDYIYPGFNQLVSEISKSCYLTAGRFPVQTLIRVPVGAYGGGGPYHSGSIESTLLSIKGIKIAYPSNAADLKGLMKAAFHDPNPVIMLEHKGLYWSKVPGTQEAMTIEPSPDYILPFGKGRVALSAEAGDSIGVITYGMGVYWAKAAAAKFPGRVEIVDLRTLHPLDEELIYTTVRKHGKCLLLTEEQVSHSFMMSLAGKISAECFRYLDAPVMTIGAMDLPAVPLNKRLEQEMLPTAGKVEQGMAALLAF comes from the coding sequence TTGGAAGCAAGCATTACTCACCATGTACATGATACGGCATTCCGGGGCCTGCTGCTGCAGGCTTACCGTATCATGTGTATTGCCAGGAGCCTGGCGGACAAGTACGAAGCCAACCGTTCCACCTGCCAGTATGTGCATTCCACTTCCTCCGGCCATGAGGCGATCCAGATCGCGGCCGGCCTGTTGCTGCAGCCATGGGATTATGTGAGTCCATATTACCGGGACGACAGCATGCTGCTGGCCATGGGCTTCACGCCGCGGGAGCTGATCCTGCAACTGCTGGCCAAAGGGGAAGATCCCTTCAGCGCCGGCCGTTCCTATTACAGCCATCCCTGCAGCCGCCAGCCCGGCAAGCCTCTCATCCCGCATCAGAGCAGCGCTACCGGCATGCAGGTGATCCCCGCTACCGGTATGGCGCAGGGCGTGCAATACCTGGAGGAGTCCGGCTTGCTGCAGACCACCGAAAAACCGGTGGTGCTATGTTCGCTGGGAGATGGCAGCGTTACCGAAGGAGAGGTGAGCGAAGCCCTGCAGTTCGCCGTGCTGAAGGGCCTGCCCATTATCTACCTGGTGCAGGACAATGAATGGGGGATCTCCGTGAGCGCAGACGAAGCCCGTGCGATGGACGCCTATGAATATGCCGCCGGGTTTAAAGGGCTGGAGCGGATACGGGTAGACGGGAGCGATTTCGAGGCCAGCTATCACGCGATGGAATCCGCTATCGGCTATGTCCGCTCCATGCGGAAACCTGTTCTTGTGCATGCCGCAACGCCCCTGCTCGGCCATCATACCTCCGGCGTCCGCCGGGAATGGTACCGCAGCGCTGAAGATCTTGAAAAACACGCGTCCCGTGATCCCCTGCCACGCCTGAAAGCATTCCTGTTACAGGCAGGCGTGGATTTTCTTGACATAGAAAAAGCGGAAGCCGAAGCGCTTTCGCTGGTTGATGATGATTTTGACGATGCGCTGAACAGTGCCGAACCTGATCCTTCCACGGTGCAGGACCATGTGTTTGCGCCCACTCCCGTTACCGAAGAGCGCGGCGAACGCGCACCGGCCGGCGGCGGCAAGGTAGTAATGGTGGATGCCGCGCTTCATGCCATTGAAGAGCTGATGCAGGAGCATCCGGAAGCCATCCTGTTCGGGCAGGACGTTGGCCGCAGGCTCGGTGGCGTATTCCGCGAAGCGGCCACGCTGGCAGAGAAGTTCGGGGACCATCGCGTATATAACACCGCCATACAGGAAGCCTATATCATCGGCAGCACGGCCGGGCTGTCCGCAACCGGCGTAAAACCGGTGGTGGAAGTGCAGTTTGGCGATTACATCTATCCAGGTTTCAATCAGCTCGTCAGCGAAATATCCAAAAGCTGCTATCTCACCGCGGGCAGGTTCCCGGTGCAAACGCTCATTCGCGTACCGGTGGGCGCGTACGGTGGTGGTGGCCCTTACCATTCCGGCAGCATTGAATCCACATTGCTCAGCATCAAAGGCATCAAAATAGCTTATCCCTCCAATGCGGCGGATCTGAAGGGCCTGATGAAAGCCGCGTTCCACGACCCCAATCCCGTGATCATGCTGGAGCATAAAGGGCTGTACTGGAGCAAGGTGCCGGGTACCCAGGAAGCCATGACCATAGAGCCATCGCCGGATTATATTTTGCCCTTCGGCAAAGGCCGTGTGGCATTATCCGCGGAAGCGGGAGACAGTATTGGCGTGATCACCTACGGCATGGGCGTGTACTGGGCGAAAGCCGCCGCCGCGAAATTCCCCGGCCGTGTGGAGATCGTTGACCTGCGCACCCTACATCCGCTGGATGAAGAGCTGATCTATACCACCGTCCGCAAACACGGCAAATGTCTGCTGCTCACAGAAGAACAAGTGAGCCATTCCTTCATGATGAGCCTGGCCGGAAAGATCTCCGCCGAATGCTTCAGATACCTCGATGCGCCGGTGATGACCATCGGGGCGATGGACCTTCCCGCTGTGCCGCTGAACAAAAGGCTGGAGCAGGAGATGCTGCCCACCGCCGGGAAGGTGGAGCAGGGTATGGCGGCGTTGCTGGCGTTTTAA
- a CDS encoding MarR family winged helix-turn-helix transcriptional regulator produces the protein MHDTFVSNPSFFKLDATLKKIRNYWQKNFDALKKDITVDQWLLIENLYKHKRITHNELARLTSKDITTVSRIIELLVKKELVERQGSTDDRRKVFVQLTPAGINKYKDVRPVVLEMRKTGWNNLSEGDYNELTRILDVIYNNIP, from the coding sequence ATGCACGATACTTTCGTTAGTAACCCATCTTTTTTTAAGCTGGATGCTACGCTCAAGAAAATCCGGAACTACTGGCAGAAGAACTTTGATGCCCTGAAGAAGGATATTACGGTAGACCAGTGGCTGCTGATAGAGAATCTTTATAAACACAAGCGCATCACCCACAACGAGTTGGCCCGGCTCACGTCAAAAGATATCACCACGGTTTCCCGGATCATTGAATTGCTGGTAAAAAAGGAGCTGGTGGAAAGGCAGGGCTCTACGGACGACCGCCGGAAAGTTTTCGTGCAACTCACTCCGGCCGGCATCAACAAATACAAGGACGTGCGGCCCGTGGTGCTGGAAATGCGAAAAACGGGGTGGAACAATCTTTCGGAAGGGGACTATAATGAATTGACGAGGATACTGGATGTGATCTATAATAATATCCCCTGA
- a CDS encoding RNA polymerase sigma factor, translating into MEKNVSMADTDIWSSYRNGNEASFRALYDHYYAGLLGYGCRFTKDHQAIEESIQDLFLKLWRNRASIGPAPSVKFYLYKSFRRVLARKLRNLPETVAMPEQEDPLQFNFEIGQDEVLMQKEHIAELKRQLQAAMATMTDRQREVIYLKYYEDLSYEEISDVLSITPKATYKLVYRALDHLRDHMALLTFLLLMGR; encoded by the coding sequence ATGGAGAAGAATGTATCTATGGCTGACACCGACATCTGGTCTTCCTACAGAAATGGCAACGAAGCATCATTCCGGGCACTGTATGATCATTATTATGCAGGGCTGCTTGGCTATGGATGCAGGTTCACCAAAGATCACCAGGCAATAGAGGAAAGCATACAGGACCTTTTTCTCAAACTATGGCGCAACCGCGCATCCATCGGCCCCGCTCCTTCCGTCAAATTCTACCTCTACAAATCTTTCCGCCGCGTGCTGGCCCGCAAACTCCGGAACCTGCCGGAAACCGTAGCCATGCCGGAGCAGGAAGACCCGCTCCAATTCAATTTCGAGATCGGGCAGGATGAAGTGCTGATGCAAAAAGAGCACATAGCGGAACTGAAACGGCAGCTCCAGGCGGCCATGGCTACCATGACGGACCGCCAGCGCGAGGTCATCTACCTGAAATATTATGAAGACCTCAGCTATGAAGAGATCAGCGATGTGCTGAGCATCACCCCCAAAGCTACTTACAAGCTGGTGTACCGCGCACTGGACCATCTCAGGGACCATATGGCCCTGCTCACTTTCCTCCTGCTCATGGGCCGGTAA
- a CDS encoding FecR family protein has translation MCIYYYQGYEYMIRNVYDQYTTADFLHDEEFVAWVKYPTAERNAYWEKVLATYPQKESQVQKAREMILLLNSVPQPPAAESHARVWENIAAGMTATRVRRISPWRIAAVAASVLVLVSAGLFLYRQSQQKPVLAVTTHDVAPGKNAAVLTLANGQQLLLDDSAEGLLAKEGGTNIRKTANGQLIYEGEGNKGETVHINRIDIPRGGQYQLTLPDGTKVWLNAATSLQYPSSFTGKDRTVQLNGEAYFEVAQNAGMPFRVTSAGQTVEVLGTRFNVNCYEEEDAASTTLIDGRVRLTNDSRVSHILSPGEQCTVLPSGKMNIRSADLEEVMAWKEGYFIWNEEPLESIMRKLARWYNIEPVYEKPLPATVLSGIVSRSKNLSEVLEVMEMTGTVHFRIEDRKVIISR, from the coding sequence ATGTGTATATACTATTACCAGGGTTATGAATATATGATACGCAATGTTTACGATCAGTACACAACAGCAGACTTTCTGCATGATGAGGAGTTTGTAGCATGGGTGAAATACCCGACAGCAGAAAGGAACGCTTATTGGGAAAAAGTGCTGGCCACTTACCCGCAAAAGGAAAGCCAGGTGCAGAAAGCCCGGGAGATGATCCTTTTACTGAACAGTGTACCGCAGCCTCCCGCAGCGGAGAGCCATGCGCGGGTATGGGAGAACATTGCCGCAGGTATGACGGCAACCCGCGTACGGCGCATATCACCCTGGCGCATCGCGGCGGTGGCCGCCAGCGTTTTGGTACTGGTGTCCGCCGGCCTGTTCCTGTACCGGCAGAGCCAGCAAAAACCGGTGCTGGCCGTTACAACGCATGACGTAGCGCCCGGCAAAAATGCGGCGGTGCTTACGCTCGCCAACGGTCAGCAATTGCTGCTGGACGATTCCGCGGAAGGACTGCTGGCCAAAGAAGGCGGCACGAATATCCGCAAAACGGCAAACGGGCAATTGATATACGAAGGCGAAGGAAATAAAGGGGAAACCGTACATATCAACAGGATAGATATACCGCGGGGCGGGCAATACCAGCTCACCCTGCCCGATGGCACAAAGGTATGGCTGAACGCCGCTACCTCACTGCAATACCCTTCCAGCTTCACGGGGAAAGACCGTACAGTGCAGTTGAACGGTGAAGCTTATTTTGAAGTAGCGCAAAACGCCGGAATGCCCTTCCGGGTAACATCCGCCGGACAGACCGTGGAAGTATTGGGCACACGCTTCAATGTCAATTGTTACGAAGAGGAAGACGCAGCCAGCACAACACTGATCGACGGCCGCGTACGGCTGACGAACGACAGCCGGGTATCGCATATCCTCAGCCCGGGAGAACAATGCACCGTACTGCCCTCTGGCAAAATGAATATCCGGTCTGCCGACCTGGAAGAAGTAATGGCCTGGAAAGAAGGCTACTTTATATGGAACGAAGAACCTTTGGAAAGCATCATGCGCAAGCTGGCACGCTGGTACAATATTGAACCGGTGTACGAAAAACCTTTGCCGGCGACAGTTTTAAGCGGAATAGTATCACGTTCCAAAAACCTGTCTGAAGTACTGGAAGTCATGGAAATGACCGGGACAGTACATTTCAGGATCGAAGACAGGAAGGTTATTATCAGCAGGTGA